The Plasmodium knowlesi strain H genome assembly, chromosome: 12 sequence ttaatttatattttaacagAGCAGAATTAAATTCCCTGCGTATTTTGCATGACAATGTTGGCAATTTTGAAAGGTATTTTGGAACATTCAAAAAGGCGATAAACATGAATGGAAGGAAATATGACGTGGAGGTGTCTGGTATGCATAAGGTTATATACAATTTGGTTTCCAACCTTTTTAAGGGATCAGAAAATGTAGCTGTCATCTTGGAACATAAAAACGTGGTCCATTTGTCTGTGGATATTTTGTTACTTCAAAAGGTGGACACtacaaggaaaaagaacgaacATCGTAGAGTGGCACCACGTACTGAATTTTTATGTGAAGATTCCTTACCCCATGACCGGAACGGGAATGAACAGGCCTACCACAGCAATAGGGGAGATGTTGCGAACTGTGCACCTTATGCTTCGGGCAAGAGGAACACGGCTATTTGTTCTCCGTTTCCAATCCCCTCCAAAAGTAGATCAATAGGTGTTCATCAAAAGCGTGACTGCCACAGCAGCACCGAAAATGATAACATAAAAAGTAGAACGTACGTTGAAAAGGTTCTCAACACAAGTACACCGTCTGAGAAGACAGATATTTGCAACGATGAGGTAAAAAGTAGTTTGCTTCGTTTCATcggaggaataaaaaatgcgaatgacaaaatggacgaaaagaaattgaaagaaatatTCAAAGATGTTCTAACCTTCTTTGGGAAATACTCTCCCCATATTAACGAACAAGACATGGttagttttttttataaattttctgCCCTTTTTCCGCGACTATGTGAGTTAAGGGACCGTGGCATTTTGGCTAATGGTGGTGACGATGACTTTTtaagaattttttcccacttccATGGATACACCACTAACAAGTTTTTTCAAAGTGTGAACGGGAATAAGACTCATTATCTCCTTGACGTGTGCTGGGTTTACTTTCGAtacatgaaatatttttgtgcTTTATCGAAGGATGGAAATTCATATGGGCCTAGAGACAAAGAAAGCATAACAGGAATgtcaaacaaaaaaaggctctccggagaaatacaaaaaattgtaaaaatattcgaTCATGTTGTAATGAACAGAATGATAAGTGAACAGatgatagaaaaaatgtcGTCCAAAAATATGGCCCAtcttatttccattttttttcacattaacAATTCCACGATGatagaatatttaaaaaaaaataattttcacaATGTTCATTTTACCGTGAAAGATATTCTCCTAATTTTGAGTGCTTTAGCCAAGTCCGATTTTGAATGGAAAATTGAAGCAAGCTATTTTTGCAACAAATTTATTCAGCATATAGACACCTGTGGGGTGCGGGATTTGGTGGAATTTACGTATCTGTGCGCGGAGTTGAAACACAGCAATGAGCTTATTAGTACACATATTAAAGATAAAATTAATTCGTGTTGTTCTCTCCAACAGTTTGCAAAGCAGTCATATGTGGAGCGAAGAAGCGACTCCTATGGGGGTGTACTAGATGTTTCTTCTATCCCCTCTGGTCAGACAACATTCATTGAAACCTTCGAACAGGATGAACTAGCTTTTTTCGTGAGGAACTGCTACCGAATGCACTGCTTTGATCGACATTTTTTTGACACACTGTGTGACGCGGCGCTGAGGAGGCGTAACACACTGAGTGCGAAAAATCTGTGCATTGTGCTACCCTGCTTCGCGCGCGTTTATTGCCTGTACGGGGTGGGCGCGTATTTCCCTAGTGGAAGGAGCGGGGGGAGAGAGCCTCTCACACGAAGTGACCACGCTGATCAAGCTGTTCAGTTGGCACATACCAGTGACCATCTCGATGCAGACATGTCCTTCTGCAGGTACGACGCCCCCGCGTCCTTAAAGAAGCTCGCAAAGTATGCCGAGACGGAAATACTCCTCAGCAGGAACCCCAATTTGTTCAACCTGGCATATTTAATGGAGGCATTTACGTTGCTCAAAGTTGAAAACAAAAGGGCCTACGCCTTGTGTGTGAAGGAGGTAGAAAGGAAGGTGGGAATGAACGTACGAATTGGAACCACAAACgaaagagagaagaaaagacaCACTTGGGGAGATACAAATAAGGAGGTAAAATTATTGGGAAAAATTTTATGGTGCATGTCGTACTACCATAAAACGGAATTTACCTTGGCAAAGAAAATTACCAACTTTTTGCTAACGAAAAGGATATACCAAATTGTAATTcctgaaaattttatttccatttttttgtactacATAAAATCGAGAGTATACAACATAAGCTTGTTCCATAAAATGGGCCAAGCTGTCACAAGGAATATAACTCTGCAGGGTTATTTTATTGGCGAGGAGGGTAAACGGAGGGGAGGCTTCAAGTTGAGCGTCATCACAGAACTGTTTGGAACGATGGCATGGGCGTACGCATTTACCTGTTCCTATCCACAGGAGGCTGAAAATCGTATCAAtaggggagaaaataaaaggcaaaaaagtgaaataaaaaatgatcaactatttttaaacaaaatataCACCTTCTtgttaaaagaaattaaaattcTCCACAAATATAAAGGAGTGTCTTTCTTACTTTTAGCAAGATATTTATGGGGCATTGCAATTGTAAATTTAGTAAATGAAGAAGTAATACAATTTATTAACGCCTACAATTGGAATGCTGTAAATATAAGAGAACAGAATTATATGCATTTGCACATGATTTTTACCTTTTGGTTAAGGTTAAAATATTCCCATCATGGTTATGACCTTTCTGAGGACTTCCTCAGTTTGAAAGATCATATTATAAGCCAacttgggaaaaaaaaaaaaaaattaaagaatgGCCACCATACTGCTAGTCAGAATATATCAGACTTCCATCAGCAAGTGTGCCAAGTATTAGACAAATTTGGAGTGAAATACGAAAATGAGTACATGGCACAGGAACTTTTGTCCATAGACTTGGCCATAAGGGATGACACGACGGGGGAAAAGATTGCCGTTGAGGTGGACGGCCCATCACACCATTTGGTACTTTTGGATGAGACCGACATGAGGGATAAGAAGTAAGTGCCCAAAATGGGGTTTAGCAAAATGATGCCATTCGTGGGGCAAGCAACTGCTGGAAGTGCGTTGTGGATGTGCCAAAGTGATCAACCCTTCGCATAATTAgtttcttttcttcgtcAAGTGTGCTCCCCTCCCCTTAATGGGATCCTCAATTATATTTGTCTACTCGTATATAACCTAGTCTTGCACATCGCTactatttttctttgcacGTTTACCTCCTCCGCAGGATGTATGCCGCATGTGGAACAACCCATTTTAAAAACTGGCTTTTGAGGGAAATGGGATGGACGGTCATCAACATCCAAGCGCATGTGTGGAATAAACTCgggaaagaagagaaggacgCCTACGTGGTGGGCAAACTGACAAATTGTAGTGATAGTCTTAAAAGGCACTTTGCGAAGTGGGACTCACCGAATTGATTCGTCTGATCTCCCTTTGAGTATaccaaaaaggggggaggggaaaagaaataattttttttccctctctaCGCTTACTTGCATGGACACCCAATTTATGTGCCCTTTTAACTCCAGCCTGATTTCCAACGATGCGTTGTTCTTGCTAAGGTGGCAATTTTTATCTGCTTAATTTTAGACAAAAGGGAATCGTAACGATTTTTCCACACTGGGGAGGCGTTCTGCGAGAAGCTCATgtattttcgttttttttttttttttatccattttgtatctttattttgtatctttattttgtgtttttatttttacgctACCTTAACATGGCAGCACCGTGGGGGTGAGAcctgtatgtacatacaaagGGAGaaccaaatgggaaaaaaaaaaaaaaaaaaaaagggagtcaATTCCCGTTACACACCCTCGTAGGGGAatttatacacatgtgtacgtTGTATGTGTTACGACGATGTCCTCATGGATGATCTAACTTATGGAAGGGATTCCCTTCGAGTAGATTTGTTTGCATCCTGCAGttggtgtttttttctcctacatatttataaatatacactACTGAATGGACAAGGCGTATATcttgttaattttgtttgcttatttttttttttaattttttttttttttttttttgttgtttgttCTCTTTTCCGATTTTTTGGCTTCTGTAAACCTTAACGGATGCTTTTGTGGAGTTACAGAAATGTGCA is a genomic window containing:
- a CDS encoding RAP protein, putative — its product is MLRGGGLTRKVLKIGKRWLADKECAFFTTENKNKGTKNALSICIEINKAILKNEYIFEIVKIIKKNEKNANIINYVTFVHRLMQIIYCRKDDPSYLKSITYIHDEIEEKINIIFQYLIDHKKSVKVNNYNKRLFSSFIWSLSKYASLFQGGDTRHLFASTVPHSHLAHPCKGEVEWMKRVLVLNGQGENVRGVDNVYLSEQEDDDGDRMGRSIPPHTTTGQGELKRHDGKNRPHEEVRGSLTPCNKFNLLCYYADAYLPSLNPSRYVLVLWSLSKLNKHFKELHEKYYERSTSLLPMLKSKEVIMLLYSYSYVNYSNLHFYVKVKDFIMSKKIYKQIVRSREYESVINMLLSFSRQNVFPQNLLESTVDQILHSKDFLELIKSKDLVTLLFCLCKFPFLYTPFGNPVGALKRRETNIWARKNIFLYELLKKEIMNRCTKGKNPSKDTFQREERNTNKEVPVYKMTYSLENLILIIWSLSLKYMYSAKLFLCCFTKLSDLLKNQNYLNSSYPMLTNFYLSLLAFLLEDGKMINLYFNRAELNSLRILHDNVGNFERYFGTFKKAINMNGRKYDVEVSGMHKVIYNLVSNLFKGSENVAVILEHKNVVHLSVDILLLQKVDTTRKKNEHRRVAPRTEFLCEDSLPHDRNGNEQAYHSNRGDVANCAPYASGKRNTAICSPFPIPSKSRSIGVHQKRDCHSSTENDNIKSRTYVEKVLNTSTPSEKTDICNDEVKSSLLRFIGGIKNANDKMDEKKLKEIFKDVLTFFGKYSPHINEQDMVSFFYKFSALFPRLCELRDRGILANGGDDDFLRIFSHFHGYTTNKFFQSVNGNKTHYLLDVCWVYFRYMKYFCALSKDGNSYGPRDKESITGMSNKKRLSGEIQKIVKIFDHVVMNRMISEQMIEKMSSKNMAHLISIFFHINNSTMIEYLKKNNFHNVHFTVKDILLILSALAKSDFEWKIEASYFCNKFIQHIDTCGVRDLVEFTYLCAELKHSNELISTHIKDKINSCCSLQQFAKQSYVERRSDSYGGVLDVSSIPSGQTTFIETFEQDELAFFVRNCYRMHCFDRHFFDTLCDAALRRRNTLSAKNLCIVLPCFARVYCLYGVGAYFPSGRSGGREPLTRSDHADQAVQLAHTSDHLDADMSFCRYDAPASLKKLAKYAETEILLSRNPNLFNLAYLMEAFTLLKVENKRAYALCVKEVERKVGMNVRIGTTNEREKKRHTWGDTNKEVKLLGKILWCMSYYHKTEFTLAKKITNFLLTKRIYQIVIPENFISIFLYYIKSRVYNISLFHKMGQAVTRNITLQGYFIGEEGKRRGGFKLSVITELFGTMAWAYAFTCSYPQEAENRINRGENKRQKSEIKNDQLFLNKIYTFLLKEIKILHKYKGVSFLLLARYLWGIAIVNLVNEEVIQFINAYNWNAVNIREQNYMHLHMIFTFWLRLKYSHHGYDLSEDFLSLKDHIISQLGKKKKKLKNGHHTASQNISDFHQQVCQVLDKFGVKYENEYMAQELLSIDLAIRDDTTGEKIAVEVDGPSHHLVLLDETDMRDKKMYAACGTTHFKNWLLREMGWTVINIQAHVWNKLGKEEKDAYVVGKLTNCSDSLKRHFAKWDSPN